One stretch of Mycobacteriales bacterium DNA includes these proteins:
- a CDS encoding winged helix DNA-binding domain-containing protein, which produces MVEARALNRATLARQLLLRRERLDVVGAVRRIVALQAQEPASPYLALWNRVAGFDPAELDTAFADHAVVKATLMRITLHAVVAEDYAAFQAAMVRSLRASRLGDGRFLDTGLSAAEADALVPHLLEFAAQPRTVPEIEAVLHRHSGLDEPHKRVWWALKTYAPVSHAPTGGPWSFGPRASYVAARHHVPAEREESLRRLVRRYLEGFGPASPADIAQFTLLTRRVARETLAALGEEVEQLPGTDLFDVPGAPRPAPDTPAPPRLLAMWDSILLAYADRSRVIPPEFRKVVIRNNGDVLPTLLVDGYVAGVWRPAEGGIEATAFRALSEEDWAGLAAEASALTAFLAGREPAVYRRYRHWWSTLPAADVRRLPG; this is translated from the coding sequence ATGGTCGAGGCGCGGGCGCTCAACCGGGCGACGCTGGCGCGGCAGCTGCTGCTGCGGCGGGAGCGGCTGGACGTGGTCGGGGCGGTGCGCCGGATCGTGGCGCTGCAGGCGCAGGAGCCGGCCTCGCCGTACCTGGCGCTGTGGAACCGGGTGGCCGGGTTCGACCCGGCCGAGCTGGACACGGCGTTCGCGGACCACGCGGTGGTCAAGGCGACGCTGATGCGGATCACGCTGCACGCGGTCGTGGCCGAGGACTACGCGGCGTTCCAGGCCGCGATGGTGCGCTCGCTGCGGGCGTCCCGGCTCGGCGACGGCCGCTTCCTCGACACCGGGCTGTCGGCGGCCGAGGCGGACGCGCTGGTCCCGCACCTGCTGGAGTTCGCCGCGCAGCCGCGGACCGTCCCCGAGATCGAGGCGGTGCTGCACCGGCACTCCGGCCTCGACGAGCCGCACAAGCGCGTCTGGTGGGCCCTGAAGACGTACGCGCCGGTGTCGCACGCGCCGACCGGCGGGCCGTGGTCGTTCGGCCCGCGGGCGTCCTACGTCGCGGCCCGGCACCACGTGCCGGCCGAGCGCGAGGAGAGCCTGCGGCGGCTGGTCCGGCGCTACCTGGAGGGGTTCGGGCCGGCCTCCCCGGCGGACATCGCGCAGTTCACGTTGCTCACCCGGCGGGTCGCGCGGGAGACGCTGGCGGCGCTGGGGGAGGAGGTCGAGCAGCTGCCGGGCACGGACCTCTTCGACGTCCCGGGCGCGCCGCGGCCGGCGCCGGACACCCCGGCGCCGCCGCGGCTGCTGGCGATGTGGGACAGCATCCTGCTCGCGTACGCCGACCGCAGCCGGGTCATCCCGCCCGAGTTCCGCAAGGTGGTGATCCGGAACAACGGCGACGTGCTGCCGACGCTGCTCGTGGACGGGTACGTCGCCGGGGTGTGGCGCCCGGCCGAGGGCGGCATCGAGGCGACCGCGTTCCGGGCACTGTCCGAAGAGGACTGGGCCGGCCTCGCCGCCGAGGCCAGTGCGCTGACGGCCTTCCTGGCCGGCCGCGAGCCGGCGGTCTACCGGCGCTACCGGCACTGGTGGTCCACGCTCCCCGCCGCGGACGTCCGCCGCCTCCCCGGCTAG
- a CDS encoding peroxidase family protein, translated as MGATVLTRKRLTAAFAVLATTIGLTTVALTPAAVAAPAPVGQGFTVTASDLAFILKQIKISERHAATETPANPCGTLVGPAVDQIPDRLTAYGLRTVDGSCNNLFPGRETFAAADQPFPRLTTPVFKSAESTPPGFGPPGPSSYAQKKGNVFDSQPRVISNLIVDQTSTNPAAVAAAAFPVRTQGNPGLFPCTTDPDPLADPPVDGVPANCVPSHQTLFIPNVTTDVGLSPPYNSIFTFFGQFFDHGVDQTVKSGATVFVPLRADDPLIAGPDHVLGNADDLPAQLRFMVLTRAQNQPGPDGVIGDDPATPADESADDIQNANNTDSPWVDQSQTYTSHPSHQVFLREYVNNTDGRPVSTGKLLGGQGTAATGMATWASVKAQAASLLGLQLVDADVLNIPMIATDPYGKFLPGPLRGLPQYVTATGLVEGDTASPVLVPANALHFDTPFLTDIAHNADPSPADADHNPATPPTAPVPDADTTASADFANQPPGTYDDEMLNAHFIAGDGRVNENIALSSVHQIFHSEHDRLVGDIKNTLTNDTSAAGVAALAQWKLVAGAGGWNGERLFQAARFVTEMEYQHLVFEEFARKVQPGVRPFHIYSPDINPAIKAEFAHAVYRFGHSMLDDTVARTNVNGTDNSVPLLTAFLNPPEYFNGGGVGHLTPEAAAGSILMGSSNQVGNELDEFVTETLRNNLLGLPLDLPTLNMTRAREAGVPSLNSVRREIHADTNDGQLAPYTSWADFGQNIKHPESLINFVAAYGTHPSITSQTTLAGKRAAAKAIVDPATAPASDPSTIPADAADFMFGAGTWENAAGGVTTTGLDDVDLWVGGLAEITNLFGGLLGSTFNYVFQTQLENLQDGDRLYYLNRTPGMNLRTQLEGNSFAELIERNTDGTDSLKADVFGTADCKFQLANLAGTPAGWAANGPNVTDDPSTECKENLLLLRKPDGTIQYKQINTVDPPGINGQAVYNGTDGVDRVWGGNDNDTFWGGDGNDIIEGNGGDDVALGGDGNDIVTDLSGADVEKGGPGNDALDGGIGDDIFMGGDGKDFINGGANDNETFAGPGDDFIIAGQGADAVQGDGGDDWIQGGSGQDLLIGDHSAPFFDDPGQVAPGNDVFVGQVGENDYDTEGGDDLMAQNAAVDRNAGSGGFDWAFHQYDTVGGDDDMKINNNLVGLPLPIIVNRDRWQETEADSGSAFNDVIRGDDEVPSTVGGGGFTGCDVLDQAGLDRIAGLSTVVGPLTGALAPVVAASATGSCPLSGPIWGEGNILIGGGGSDTIEGRGGDDIIDGDRFLSARISVRTNAADPATEIGSADLMEHQYLRTPAGALTGPTLQAAVFAGTVDAGNLVIVREILSPPAADAASTDTAVFSGPRANYTITTVNGALVVNQTGANVVGQKITDGIDTLRNVEALRFTDQTVSVRTPAAPVIGVATASAGSVTANWTAPPANGGPVVTGYELVISSNGAVVRTVTGIARTAGTRAVTGLTNGVTYTVQVRALNAFGAGPLSAPSNAVTPAGLPGAPTAVVALRGNGQADVSWTAPASTGGLPITGYVVQVRTGTTVQRTVVLTGTATSTTITGLTNGTAVNFRVQAVTAVGAGALSTQSNAVTPAAVPGAPVILAPAQGPAGGALTAVANWNAPASAGGAAITNYRVTAYRMAADGTTVTGTPTQAIVGAAIRTRAFTLPAGSYRFDVVAINSVGDSLPSARSAIVAPR; from the coding sequence ATGGGGGCGACGGTGCTCACGAGAAAACGGCTCACCGCGGCATTCGCGGTACTGGCCACGACGATCGGCTTGACGACGGTGGCCTTGACGCCGGCCGCGGTGGCGGCGCCGGCCCCGGTGGGCCAGGGGTTCACGGTGACCGCGTCCGACCTGGCGTTCATCCTGAAACAGATCAAGATCTCCGAGCGGCACGCGGCGACGGAGACGCCCGCGAACCCGTGCGGCACGCTCGTCGGCCCGGCGGTGGACCAGATCCCCGACCGGCTGACCGCGTACGGGCTGCGGACGGTGGACGGGTCCTGCAACAACCTGTTCCCCGGCCGCGAGACCTTCGCCGCCGCCGACCAGCCCTTCCCGCGGTTGACCACGCCGGTGTTCAAGTCGGCCGAGTCGACGCCGCCGGGCTTCGGCCCGCCCGGGCCGTCGAGCTACGCGCAGAAGAAGGGCAACGTCTTCGACTCGCAGCCGCGGGTGATCTCGAACCTCATCGTCGACCAGACCTCGACGAACCCGGCCGCGGTGGCGGCAGCCGCCTTCCCGGTCCGCACCCAGGGCAACCCGGGGCTGTTCCCGTGCACGACGGACCCGGATCCGCTGGCGGATCCGCCGGTCGACGGCGTGCCGGCCAACTGCGTGCCCTCGCACCAGACGCTGTTCATCCCGAACGTGACCACCGACGTCGGCCTCTCGCCGCCGTACAACTCGATCTTCACGTTCTTCGGGCAGTTCTTCGACCACGGCGTCGACCAGACCGTGAAGAGCGGCGCGACCGTGTTCGTCCCGCTGCGGGCGGACGACCCGCTGATCGCCGGCCCGGACCACGTCCTCGGCAACGCCGACGACCTGCCGGCGCAGCTGCGGTTCATGGTGCTCACCCGGGCGCAGAACCAGCCCGGTCCGGACGGCGTGATCGGTGACGACCCCGCGACGCCGGCCGACGAGAGCGCCGACGACATCCAGAACGCCAACAACACCGACAGCCCCTGGGTCGACCAGAGCCAGACCTACACCTCCCACCCCTCGCACCAGGTCTTCCTGCGCGAGTACGTGAACAACACCGACGGTCGCCCGGTCTCCACCGGAAAGCTGCTCGGTGGCCAGGGCACCGCGGCCACCGGCATGGCCACCTGGGCCTCGGTCAAGGCGCAGGCGGCGAGCCTGCTCGGACTGCAGCTGGTCGACGCCGACGTGCTCAACATCCCGATGATCGCGACCGACCCGTACGGCAAGTTCCTGCCGGGTCCGCTGCGCGGGCTGCCGCAGTACGTCACCGCGACCGGCCTGGTCGAGGGCGACACCGCCAGCCCCGTGCTGGTGCCGGCGAACGCATTGCACTTCGACACGCCGTTCCTGACCGACATCGCGCACAACGCCGACCCGAGCCCGGCCGACGCCGACCACAACCCGGCGACGCCGCCGACCGCGCCGGTCCCGGACGCCGACACCACGGCCTCCGCGGACTTCGCCAACCAGCCGCCGGGCACGTACGACGACGAGATGCTCAACGCGCACTTCATCGCCGGTGACGGTCGGGTCAACGAGAACATCGCGCTGTCCTCCGTGCACCAGATCTTCCACTCCGAGCACGACCGGCTGGTCGGCGACATCAAGAACACGCTGACCAACGACACCTCCGCAGCCGGCGTGGCCGCGCTGGCGCAGTGGAAGCTCGTCGCCGGCGCCGGCGGCTGGAACGGCGAGCGGCTGTTCCAGGCGGCCCGGTTCGTGACCGAGATGGAGTACCAGCACCTGGTGTTCGAGGAGTTCGCGCGCAAGGTGCAGCCGGGCGTGCGGCCGTTCCACATCTACAGCCCGGACATCAACCCGGCCATCAAGGCCGAGTTCGCGCACGCGGTCTACCGCTTCGGCCACTCGATGCTCGACGACACCGTGGCCCGGACCAACGTCAACGGCACGGACAACTCCGTCCCGCTGCTGACCGCGTTCCTCAACCCACCCGAGTACTTCAACGGCGGCGGGGTCGGGCACCTGACGCCTGAGGCCGCGGCCGGCAGCATCCTGATGGGATCCTCCAACCAGGTCGGCAACGAGCTCGACGAGTTCGTCACCGAGACGCTGCGGAACAACCTGCTGGGCCTTCCGCTGGACCTGCCGACCCTGAACATGACCCGGGCCCGGGAGGCGGGCGTCCCCTCGCTGAACTCGGTGCGGCGCGAGATCCACGCCGACACCAACGACGGTCAGCTGGCGCCGTACACGAGCTGGGCCGACTTCGGGCAGAACATCAAGCACCCCGAGTCGCTCATCAACTTCGTGGCTGCGTACGGCACTCACCCGAGCATCACCTCGCAGACCACGCTGGCGGGCAAGCGGGCGGCGGCCAAGGCGATCGTCGACCCGGCCACGGCGCCGGCGTCCGACCCGTCGACCATCCCGGCCGACGCGGCGGACTTCATGTTCGGCGCGGGCACCTGGGAGAACGCCGCGGGCGGCGTGACCACGACCGGTCTCGACGACGTCGACCTCTGGGTCGGCGGCCTGGCCGAGATCACCAACCTCTTCGGCGGTCTGCTCGGCAGCACGTTCAACTACGTGTTCCAGACCCAGCTGGAGAACCTGCAGGACGGTGACCGGCTCTACTACCTGAACCGGACGCCGGGCATGAACCTGCGCACACAGCTGGAGGGCAACTCGTTCGCCGAGCTGATCGAGCGCAACACCGACGGCACCGACTCGTTGAAGGCCGACGTGTTCGGCACCGCCGACTGCAAGTTCCAGCTGGCCAACCTGGCCGGCACGCCCGCCGGCTGGGCCGCGAACGGTCCGAACGTGACCGACGACCCGTCCACCGAGTGCAAGGAGAACCTGCTGCTGCTGCGCAAGCCGGACGGCACCATCCAGTACAAGCAGATCAACACCGTCGACCCGCCCGGCATCAACGGCCAGGCCGTCTACAACGGGACTGACGGGGTGGACCGCGTCTGGGGCGGCAACGACAACGACACCTTCTGGGGTGGCGACGGCAACGACATCATCGAGGGCAACGGCGGCGACGACGTCGCGCTCGGCGGCGACGGCAACGACATCGTGACCGACCTCTCCGGCGCGGACGTGGAGAAGGGCGGTCCGGGCAACGACGCCCTCGACGGCGGCATCGGTGACGACATCTTCATGGGCGGCGACGGAAAGGACTTCATCAACGGCGGCGCGAACGACAACGAGACCTTCGCCGGGCCGGGGGATGACTTCATCATCGCCGGTCAGGGTGCGGACGCCGTCCAGGGCGACGGCGGCGACGACTGGATCCAGGGTGGCTCCGGTCAGGACCTGCTGATCGGTGACCACAGCGCGCCGTTCTTCGACGACCCGGGCCAGGTCGCTCCCGGCAACGACGTGTTCGTCGGTCAGGTCGGCGAGAACGACTACGACACCGAGGGCGGCGACGACCTGATGGCGCAGAACGCGGCCGTCGACCGCAACGCCGGCTCCGGTGGCTTCGACTGGGCCTTCCACCAGTACGACACGGTCGGCGGCGACGACGACATGAAGATCAACAACAACCTCGTCGGCCTGCCGCTGCCGATCATCGTCAACCGGGACCGGTGGCAGGAGACCGAGGCCGACTCCGGCAGTGCGTTCAACGACGTGATCCGGGGCGACGACGAGGTGCCCAGCACCGTCGGCGGCGGCGGCTTCACCGGCTGCGACGTCCTCGACCAGGCCGGCCTGGACCGGATCGCCGGACTGTCCACTGTGGTCGGACCGCTGACCGGCGCGCTGGCGCCGGTGGTGGCGGCGTCCGCGACCGGCTCGTGCCCGCTGTCCGGGCCGATCTGGGGTGAGGGCAACATCCTCATCGGCGGCGGCGGCAGCGACACGATCGAGGGCCGCGGCGGCGACGACATCATCGACGGGGACAGGTTCCTCTCGGCGCGGATCAGCGTGCGGACCAACGCGGCCGACCCGGCCACCGAGATCGGCAGCGCGGACCTCATGGAGCACCAGTACCTGCGGACCCCGGCGGGCGCCCTGACCGGCCCGACGCTGCAGGCCGCTGTCTTCGCCGGCACGGTCGACGCGGGCAACCTCGTCATCGTCCGGGAGATCCTGAGCCCGCCGGCCGCGGACGCGGCGTCCACCGACACCGCGGTCTTCTCCGGGCCGCGCGCCAACTACACGATCACCACCGTGAACGGCGCCCTGGTGGTCAACCAGACCGGCGCGAACGTGGTCGGCCAGAAGATCACCGACGGCATCGACACCCTGCGCAACGTCGAGGCCCTGCGGTTCACCGACCAGACCGTCAGCGTCCGGACGCCGGCCGCTCCGGTCATCGGTGTCGCGACCGCCTCGGCCGGCTCGGTCACGGCCAACTGGACCGCTCCGCCGGCCAACGGCGGACCGGTCGTCACCGGCTACGAGCTGGTCATCAGCTCCAACGGTGCGGTCGTCCGTACGGTCACCGGAATCGCGCGGACGGCGGGCACCCGGGCCGTCACCGGACTGACCAACGGGGTGACGTACACGGTCCAGGTCCGGGCGCTGAACGCGTTCGGCGCGGGCCCGCTGTCGGCACCGTCCAACGCGGTCACCCCGGCCGGTCTGCCGGGCGCGCCGACCGCCGTCGTCGCCCTGCGCGGCAACGGCCAGGCCGACGTGTCCTGGACGGCGCCGGCGAGCACCGGTGGCCTGCCGATCACCGGCTACGTGGTCCAGGTCCGGACCGGGACGACCGTGCAGCGCACGGTCGTGCTCACCGGCACCGCCACGTCGACGACGATCACCGGGCTCACCAACGGCACCGCGGTCAACTTCCGGGTCCAGGCGGTCACCGCCGTCGGGGCCGGGGCGTTGTCCACGCAGTCCAACGCGGTCACCCCGGCCGCGGTCCCGGGAGCGCCGGTCATCCTGGCGCCCGCCCAGGGCCCGGCGGGTGGAGCGCTCACCGCGGTCGCCAACTGGAACGCCCCGGCATCCGCCGGTGGCGCGGCGATCACGAACTACCGCGTCACCGCCTACCGGATGGCGGCTGACGGCACGACCGTGACCGGCACGCCCACCCAGGCGATCGTGGGGGCGGCGATCCGGACGCGAGCGTTCACCCTGCCGGCCGGTTCGTACCGGTTCGACGTGGTCGCGATCAACTCCGTCGGCGACAGCCTGCCGTCGGCGCGATCGGCCATCGTGGCACCGCGCTAG
- a CDS encoding BTAD domain-containing putative transcriptional regulator, with the protein MTAIVEALPTTTGRLIEIRLLGALEVHRPDGSAVDGREWKTGKTLDLLRMLALTVGRPTPVDDLQASLWPDSEHSRAQSSLRTATFRIRQVLGRDALEREFGGLRLHGARVDVAGFRTLANRTRHFLQAGDTTAAAMAAQEADALYRGELRAHDDGADWVVSERRSLDAIRQGLLCDGAEAVAALGLPAEAVDFARRVLAGNPYSERASRLLMAGYAGLGETSAALREYDRCRRLLADELGVDPAPQTQAVHLRILRGWQLCSP; encoded by the coding sequence ATGACCGCGATCGTCGAGGCTCTACCCACGACGACGGGACGACTGATCGAGATACGCCTGCTCGGCGCGCTGGAGGTGCACCGGCCCGACGGGAGCGCCGTCGATGGGCGCGAGTGGAAGACCGGCAAGACCCTGGACCTGCTGCGGATGCTGGCGTTGACCGTGGGGCGGCCGACGCCGGTGGACGACCTGCAGGCCTCGCTCTGGCCGGACTCCGAGCATTCCCGGGCGCAGTCGAGCCTGCGGACGGCGACCTTCCGGATCCGGCAGGTGCTCGGCCGCGACGCCCTGGAGCGCGAGTTCGGCGGGCTGCGGCTGCACGGCGCCCGTGTCGACGTCGCCGGCTTCCGCACGCTGGCCAACCGGACCCGGCACTTCCTGCAGGCCGGCGACACGACGGCCGCGGCGATGGCCGCGCAGGAGGCGGACGCCCTCTACCGCGGCGAACTGCGGGCCCACGACGACGGGGCGGACTGGGTCGTCTCCGAGCGGCGCTCGCTGGACGCGATCCGGCAGGGCCTGCTCTGCGACGGGGCCGAAGCGGTGGCCGCGCTGGGGCTGCCGGCCGAAGCCGTGGACTTCGCCCGCCGGGTGCTGGCGGGCAACCCGTACAGCGAGCGGGCCAGCCGGCTGCTGATGGCCGGCTACGCCGGGCTGGGCGAGACCTCGGCCGCGCTGCGCGAGTACGACCGGTGCCGCCGGCTGCTGGCCGACGAGCTCGGCGTCGACCCGGCGCCGCAGACCCAGGCCGTGCACCTGCGGATCCTGCGCGGCTGGCAGCTGTGCTCGCCGTGA
- a CDS encoding histidine kinase yields MRGPSTVRRAIVALAMTALLAFAFVGTAATLVARNIAEDQALAESVRSASSVANVLFAPAMIAVFAGDTKARSRLDAAVRIRGREGAIIRVKVWDDDGLVRYSDDPGTAGRKYAFHPDVQRVFDGHRGLAHLSDLADPENDTEAGLGRLVEAYVPLLLDDGRRLVLEVYSTTDRVDTAKAELVERLVPAALIALLVLVVAQLPVSVWLVRRVGRSQEERSRLLRSALTASDRERRTIARDLHDSVVQDLTGASYALGALNGPLGTDLPPRARSILHDVSTVVGGAIGGLRALLVDIYPPELTRSGLGVAIDDLAADLDQVEVSVRTELAADPSREVAATVYRGAREALVNVGKHAGARHAWVELTGDASAVRLRVWDDGHGLPAGAVAERDGHLGLRLLRDAATDLGGGLHVGPGPAGGLEVVLDLPTAPL; encoded by the coding sequence ATGCGCGGGCCGAGCACCGTCCGGCGGGCCATCGTCGCCCTCGCGATGACAGCGCTGCTGGCGTTCGCGTTCGTGGGGACCGCGGCCACGCTGGTGGCCCGGAACATCGCCGAGGACCAGGCGCTGGCGGAGTCGGTCCGCAGCGCCAGCTCCGTCGCCAACGTGCTGTTCGCGCCGGCGATGATCGCGGTCTTCGCCGGCGACACCAAGGCCCGGTCCCGCCTCGACGCCGCGGTCCGCATCCGCGGCCGGGAGGGCGCGATCATCCGGGTCAAGGTCTGGGACGACGACGGGCTCGTCCGCTACTCCGACGACCCCGGCACCGCCGGCCGGAAGTATGCCTTCCATCCCGACGTGCAGCGGGTCTTCGACGGCCACCGCGGCCTCGCGCACCTCTCCGACCTGGCCGACCCCGAGAACGACACCGAGGCCGGTCTCGGCCGGCTGGTCGAGGCGTACGTGCCGCTGCTTCTGGACGACGGCCGCCGGCTCGTGCTGGAGGTCTACTCGACCACCGACCGGGTCGACACGGCCAAGGCCGAGCTGGTGGAACGGCTCGTCCCGGCCGCGCTGATCGCGTTGCTGGTGCTCGTCGTGGCCCAGCTGCCGGTCTCGGTCTGGCTGGTACGCCGGGTCGGCCGGTCCCAGGAGGAGCGCAGCCGGCTGCTGCGCAGCGCGCTCACCGCCTCGGACCGGGAACGGCGCACGATCGCCCGGGACCTGCACGACAGCGTGGTCCAGGACCTCACCGGGGCCAGCTACGCGCTCGGCGCGCTCAACGGTCCACTCGGGACGGACCTGCCACCCCGGGCCCGCAGCATCCTGCACGACGTGTCCACTGTGGTCGGTGGCGCGATCGGCGGCCTGCGGGCGCTCCTGGTGGACATCTACCCGCCGGAGCTGACCCGCTCCGGCCTCGGGGTCGCCATCGACGACCTGGCCGCCGACCTGGACCAGGTCGAGGTGTCGGTCCGGACCGAGCTGGCCGCGGACCCGTCCCGGGAGGTCGCCGCGACCGTCTACCGCGGCGCCCGGGAGGCGCTGGTCAACGTCGGCAAGCACGCCGGCGCCCGGCACGCCTGGGTGGAGCTGACCGGCGACGCCTCCGCCGTACGGCTGCGGGTCTGGGACGACGGGCACGGCCTGCCCGCCGGCGCGGTGGCCGAGCGGGACGGTCACCTGGGGCTGCGGCTGCTGCGGGACGCGGCCACCGACCTCGGCGGCGGCCTGCACGTCGGCCCCGGTCCCGCGGGCGGTCTCGAGGTCGTGCTCGACCTCCCCACGGCGCCGCTGTAG
- a CDS encoding response regulator transcription factor: MKDRRVVRAIRVLIVDDHRTFAEMLALALGAEADFECVGTAGGSLAAVELAGRLRPDMIVMDIQLGPDSGLNAARTIRATLPDSILVVVSAHDGPEWVVRAARAGANAFVPKTGSLPQMLSTLRRARPGSTLVAPSLFGLLPRTAPDAADAPEKLTARELEVLGLMGQGMAPDAIAHLLNISVNTCRSYVKTIHARLGVRSQLEAVVEAHRLGLIEVASGR, from the coding sequence GTGAAGGACCGCCGGGTCGTCCGCGCGATCCGGGTGCTCATCGTGGATGATCACCGCACCTTCGCCGAGATGCTCGCGCTGGCGCTCGGCGCGGAGGCCGACTTCGAGTGCGTGGGCACGGCCGGCGGCAGCCTGGCCGCGGTCGAGCTCGCCGGCCGGCTCCGCCCCGACATGATCGTGATGGACATCCAGCTCGGCCCGGACAGCGGGCTGAACGCGGCCCGCACGATCCGGGCCACGCTGCCGGACTCCATCCTCGTGGTCGTCTCCGCGCACGACGGCCCGGAGTGGGTGGTCCGCGCGGCCCGGGCCGGGGCCAACGCGTTCGTACCGAAGACCGGTTCGCTGCCGCAGATGCTCTCGACGCTGCGGCGGGCCCGGCCGGGCTCGACGCTGGTCGCGCCGTCGCTGTTCGGGCTGCTGCCGCGGACGGCTCCGGACGCCGCGGACGCGCCGGAGAAGCTGACCGCCCGGGAGCTGGAGGTGCTCGGCCTGATGGGCCAGGGCATGGCCCCGGACGCGATCGCGCATCTGCTCAACATCAGCGTCAACACCTGCCGCAGCTACGTGAAGACGATCCACGCCCGGCTCGGCGTGCGGTCCCAGCTCGAGGCCGTCGTGGAGGCGCACCGGCTCGGGCTCATCGAGGTGGCGAGCGGGCGATAG
- a CDS encoding dihydrofolate reductase family protein: MTTVTCDMAMSVDGYVAGLHQRLDEPFGDGPRGRLHRWMFEQPDRNAAEIAAITAAGAYVMGRNMFGPGRGGWDLDWTGWWGEEPPYHGPVFVLTHHPREPLVMKGGTTITFVTDGIDAALAQARAAAGDRAVAIAGGAATVNQYLAAGLIDELRLHVVPAILGAGERLFTGVGDTDLEPVSVTGNDLVTHLTYRIVPSGGPRTRG; the protein is encoded by the coding sequence ATGACCACGGTCACCTGCGACATGGCGATGTCCGTCGACGGGTACGTCGCCGGCCTCCACCAGCGGCTGGACGAGCCGTTCGGGGACGGGCCGCGCGGCCGGCTGCACCGGTGGATGTTCGAGCAGCCCGACCGCAACGCGGCCGAGATCGCCGCGATCACCGCGGCCGGGGCGTACGTGATGGGGCGCAACATGTTCGGCCCCGGCCGGGGCGGGTGGGACCTGGACTGGACCGGCTGGTGGGGCGAGGAGCCGCCGTACCACGGGCCGGTCTTCGTGCTGACCCACCACCCGCGCGAGCCGCTGGTCATGAAGGGCGGGACGACGATCACCTTCGTCACCGACGGGATCGACGCCGCGCTGGCGCAGGCCCGGGCCGCCGCCGGCGACCGCGCGGTGGCGATCGCCGGCGGCGCCGCGACGGTCAACCAGTACCTGGCCGCCGGGCTGATCGACGAGCTGCGGCTGCACGTCGTCCCGGCCATCCTCGGCGCCGGCGAACGGCTGTTCACCGGCGTCGGGGACACCGACCTGGAGCCGGTCTCGGTCACCGGCAACGACCTCGTCACCCACCTCACCTACCGGATCGTCCCTAGCGGCGGGCCTCGTACACGAGGTTGA
- a CDS encoding methyltransferase domain-containing protein has product MTVDEGRLTEFLGRFVGDLGATVAAGAVVLGDRLGLYRALAEGPATAGELAGRTGTDTRYVTEWLRGQAAGGYVTYDPEGDRYALTEEQAFALTDPDGPVFLPGAFQLALGALRAAPRIEDAFRSGAGMGWNEQDEDVFDGCERFFRPGYAASLTSAWIPALDGVEAKLGAGASVADVGCGHGASTVLLAQAYPASRFAGSDYHGGSIERARKRASEAGVAERATFAVAGAQDFPGTGYDLVTTFDCLHDMGDPVGAARHIGQALAPDGTWLIVEPAAADTVAGNLNPVGRVYYSFSTFLCVPNARSQPGGFALGAQAGEAAIRQVVTDAGFTRFRRAAETPFNLVYEARR; this is encoded by the coding sequence ATGACTGTGGACGAGGGCAGGCTCACCGAGTTCCTGGGCCGGTTCGTGGGGGACCTGGGCGCGACGGTGGCCGCCGGCGCGGTGGTGCTCGGCGACCGGCTCGGGCTCTACCGGGCCCTGGCCGAGGGTCCGGCCACGGCCGGCGAGCTGGCCGGCCGCACCGGCACCGACACCCGGTACGTGACCGAGTGGCTGCGCGGGCAGGCCGCCGGCGGGTACGTCACGTACGACCCCGAGGGGGACCGGTACGCGCTGACCGAGGAGCAGGCGTTCGCGCTCACCGACCCGGACGGGCCGGTGTTCCTGCCCGGCGCGTTCCAGCTGGCGCTGGGTGCCCTGCGGGCCGCGCCGCGGATCGAGGACGCCTTCCGGTCCGGCGCCGGGATGGGCTGGAACGAGCAGGACGAGGACGTCTTCGACGGCTGCGAGCGGTTCTTCCGGCCCGGGTACGCGGCCAGCCTCACCTCGGCCTGGATCCCGGCCCTGGACGGGGTCGAGGCCAAGCTGGGCGCCGGGGCGTCGGTGGCCGACGTGGGCTGTGGGCACGGGGCCTCCACGGTGCTGCTGGCCCAGGCGTACCCGGCCAGCCGGTTCGCCGGGTCCGACTACCACGGCGGGTCGATCGAGCGGGCCCGCAAACGCGCGTCCGAGGCCGGGGTGGCCGAGCGGGCCACCTTCGCCGTCGCCGGGGCCCAGGACTTCCCGGGCACCGGCTACGACCTGGTGACCACCTTCGACTGCCTGCACGACATGGGCGACCCGGTCGGCGCCGCCCGGCACATCGGCCAGGCGCTGGCCCCGGACGGGACCTGGCTGATCGTCGAGCCGGCCGCGGCCGACACCGTGGCCGGCAACCTCAACCCGGTCGGCCGGGTCTACTACTCGTTCTCCACGTTCCTGTGCGTGCCGAACGCGCGGTCCCAGCCGGGCGGGTTCGCGCTCGGCGCACAGGCCGGCGAGGCGGCGATCCGCCAGGTCGTCACCGACGCCGGCTTCACCCGCTTCCGCCGCGCCGCCGAGACCCCGTTCAACCTCGTGTACGAGGCCCGCCGCTAG